The Trichosurus vulpecula isolate mTriVul1 chromosome 3, mTriVul1.pri, whole genome shotgun sequence genome includes a window with the following:
- the LOC118842401 gene encoding olfactory receptor 6A2-like, translating into MEWHNQSGHVSEFVLLGFPAPAPVRALLFALSLLAYLLVLTENSLIIIAVRNHTTLHKPMYFFLANMSFLENWYVTVTIPKMLAGFATVESGAGQRISFSGCMTQLYFFLGLGCTECVLLAVMAYDRYVAICHPLRYPVIVSGRLCVHLAAGSWAGGFGISMVKVFLISRLSYCGPNIINHFFCDVSPLLNLSCTDMSTAELTDFVLAIFILLGPLSVTGASYVAIAGAVMRIPSATGRQKAFSTCASHLTVVIIFYAASIFIYARPKALSAFDTNKLVSVLYALIVPLLNPIIYCLRNREVKQALSQTLHFHHNWEDGPRKSGRGR; encoded by the coding sequence ATGGAATGGCACAATCAGAGTGGGCATGTGAGTGAGTTTGTGCTTCTGGGCTTTCCTGCACCAGCCCCTGTAAGGGCACTGCTATTTGCATTATCTTTGCTGGCCTACCTGTTGGTGCTGACAGAGAACTCCCTTATTATCATAGCTGTGAGGAACCACACTACTCTCCACAAGCCCATGTACTTTTTCTTGGCCAACATGTCTTTCCTTGAGAATTGGTATGTTACAGTCACCATCCCCAAGATGCTGGCTGGCTTTGCCACAGTGGAGTCTGGGGCTGGGCAGCGCATCTCCTTCTCAGGCTGCATGACACAGCTCTACTTCTTTCTGGGCCTGGGTTGCACTGAATGTGTCCTCTTGGCTGTGATGGCCTATGATCGCTATGTGGCTATCTGTCACCCTCTCCGTTACCCAGTCATTGTTAGTGGTAGGCTCTGTGTCCATCTGGCAGCTGGCTCCTGGGCTGGAGGCTTTGGCATTTCCATGGTCAAAGTCTTTCTCATCTCTCGCCTCTCCTACTGTGGCCCTAACATCATTAATCATTTCTTCTGTGATGTTTCGCCTCTACTTAATCTCTCATGCACAGATATGTCCACAGCCGAGCTCACTGATTTTGTACTGGCTATCTTCATCCTGCTGGGTCCACTCTCTGTCACTGGGGCCTCTTATGTTGCCATTGCAGGTGCTGTGATGCGCATTCCCTCAGCTACTGGCCGCCAAAAGGCCTTCTCCACCTGTGCCTCCCATCTCACTGTGGTGATCATTTTCTATGCAGCCAGCATCTTCATCTATGCCCGGCCCAAGGCATTGTCAGCTTTTGACACCAACAAGCTGGTCTCTGTACTCTATGCCCTCATTGTGCCTCTGCTTAATCCCATCATCTACTGTCTACGTAACCGTGAGGTCAAGCAGGCCCTGAGTCAGACCTTGCACTTTCACCACAACTGGGAAGATGGCCCCAGAAAATCTGGCAGGGGTAGGtaa